The following nucleotide sequence is from Carassius gibelio isolate Cgi1373 ecotype wild population from Czech Republic chromosome A24, carGib1.2-hapl.c, whole genome shotgun sequence.
attattattaaaaagaaaattttgtAATTCCTGGAAAGACTTTATAGACAAAAAGGCGGTCGGTTTGTCTCTGTCAGTgttaatgctgttttatttattgctttagagGGAATCTGTCACACCGGTTTCACCCAGCttaaatatgttataaataaataagcagttTTGTCACACTATCCACAAAAACTCTTGCAAAATGTTGGTGTTTTGTGCGGAGGGTGAGTCAGACCAGAGCAGCAGAAAAACAGGAACTCAAGAAGAGAAATGACAGAGTTCCCACTAAACATCTTCACAATGACACAGCCATGGATCTGAACTGTCTTCTCTTCATCTTCAGCTTCTTCAGACTCTCAGGTGAGAACCACCTCACAAGCATCCGTAATGTTTATTTACAGAGACACTTGCTTTACTGTCCTgtcaaatatgaataattttcttATATGAATAATCTCAAGATTTTCATGTTTATGCAAAGATCCAAGACTACTGGATTTATAAAGTTAACAATATTTTGATTTGGCATAAAGAGTGAACAGTAGGTTCACAGTATTTTCAGTAGGTATTGAAAAtatgggattaaaaaaaaaaaaaaaacgttttaggatttttttaaaggttacatttaaaatgtttgactGTATTTAGATCAAACTgttatattaatgtttatattcatatattatattatattttttaattaaatatgaagtTAAATCTGTAAAAATGGCATAAAACACCACAGATTTGGGATTAatcaattcattattttaatttatacaatatttcttttttgaaGGAGCACAGGGCATCACTACAGTCAGCCAGATATCTGCTCGGAGAGGACAGTCTGTCATAATTCCTTGTTTATATAATCATACATATGCATTTTCATACAAATACTTGAGCGTTGGAGACTATTGGCTATCAAGTGTCCAGACATATCATTACAAAATCTCAGATGACACGAAAGGTCACATCTTCACCGTCCACATGGATGATGTCCAGGAGCCTGGCTATTACTGGTGTACCATTCATATTCCTTTAGCTTTTGATATATATGTAGGGTTTTTCTTGGACATCACACCAGGTGAGAGCATCTTACAGTTATCTGAACCTCTCTGATGTCAAACTGAAATTGTACAAACTCATAAAGTTAGGGTAAATTACAGAAATTTTATTAttcttaaaggaatggttcaaccaaaaatgaaaatgtgcttacGTTAAGGCCATTttagatgcagatgagtttgtttcttcatcagatttggagaagtgtagcattgcatcagtgtctcaccaatggatgccctgcactggatgggtgccgtcagaatgagagtccaaacagctgagcacattttcagcaaatttacattttcgggtgaactgttcctttaacacaTTGCTAAATGAGTGGCAACtgatgttccctttcagttggtcactctcgaCGTCACGTCGGTGACCGATGAATTGGGATATCGCTTCAATAGACCAGTCTActtagagtgtaaactaaacgaggcaatgcacattggcatgcaataattgcatccagctgcagctgagtataataaggcagcaggtgcaatgcattccAGCTTTTTCGCTTCAGAGCCGAGCGGAGTCCCATTGCTGCTGCCGCGATCTGGGGCTTGTTCTGATGGCCGACAGATGAGAACCACTTCCAGCAATAGTGTGGGTGGTTTGAGAATTACAGTAGTGGCAAACCGTGCAGgaaaccaaccctctggggacaaTCCCTCCAGTGGGACTCCCCCCCACCAGATGTCAATCTCAGCATCGAGGGGAGAGCTGTCCGATGAAGATTCAGTTGTGCTGCAGCCCTCCGGGATGGTGGCAAACCCTGAATCGGATCCGGCGATGACCGCTATGCTTTCCCGGACCGCAGAAAGAGTAGGGCTCGAGGGGAAATCTCTACCACATCCCGAGCCCTTGAGGCAGGAAGATTGGTTCTCATGGTGGTTTGTGCTGGTTCTCAGTGCCCCACCCCATTGCTTTTCTGTATGGAAGAAACGctatggcgttactgcaggtgcaccaggCCAAGGCAAGATTGACCTTGTCATCAGGTTCTTTAGAGGGTCGATGattcatgcctagagtttgggccggctgactcccaggtaatcctgaggccctggcctggatacgtgcccaaggttcccactacacccttcaaagaccaagtggtgaatctgcaagtgctgcccctggaggaggcagacatAGCCttggctttgctctgtcctgtccgagcattgagatgctacATAGACTGAACACAAAGCTTTAGGATCTctgaccagctctttgtctgttatggagcctggcagaaggggagtgccatctctaagcagaggatggcccactggattgtggatgccataacccttgcttatcaggcacagggtgtgccctgcctgttcaggttgcaagctcactcaactagaagtgttgcatcctcctgggcactggctggtggcgcctcgctgacagatatttgtagagctgcgggctgtgTGACCCCTAACACATTCGGTAGGTTCCATAGCCTTCATGTAGAGGCGGTATCCTCcagtgttctcacctcaaacgggttgTGGCCACCACTGATCCGCAGGGTCACCGGCTTGGATCCTCGGTGAAGACCTGGTaggcattgcacctgctgccttattatactcacgctgtgatcagctgctgctggatgcaataattgtaTGCCAATGTGcgttggctcgtttagtttacactcaaagtctATCAAAGCTATCCCAATTCGCCGGACACCAACGTGACATCACCGTTCCCTCATTCTGTTATGTATggaacaagggttaccatacataacagAGACATTTTTTATGCTATTTCTAGACTCTCCAAGACTTTATGTGAACTCTCAGATTGTGACTGGATCTGAGAATGGCAGCGTTACCATCACCTGCTACCATCAGGGTGCACAATATGGTGTAAAATGGTGTAAGTTTGGAGATCAGTGCATTACAGGAGCATCTGGGACGTTAGCTGGAGCCTCGGTTAAGATCATACATGGTCTGAGAAACACGACTGTACGCATGAGCCAGCTAAAGAAGGAGAACACAGGATGGTACTGGTGCACGACAGAAGATCTGCAGATGCCTGTTCATATCACTGTCCATCAGAAGGAGAGCAGTATGACTCCAACTACAGCAGAGCCTGGTCAGTTCTCACCTAGCACTCGCAAAAGGTGACAATACTTTAATATAACGACTCACTGAGTCATGCTGGTCCAAACTCATAAGCCTGTCTTTCTTCAGGGCAAAACTATTTAGCTATTTGACCTAAAATACTTACTTAAATTCCCACTGAGACAgcaagttaatatttcaataatttaacaacacattttcatGTTTACGGTTCTCTGAAGTCAGGTAATGATTGCATGACATGCagaaaaacaaaaagtgttttatttatttatttattttttacattttattatttatttatttttatctttcttatttatttgtgatattaTTGATAATGTCCAAGCcgctcttttccatataatggaGGCATATAGTGGCCAAAtggtgtcaaaataaaagtcttctgGGCTCGTATAAAGACTTCAGTTTGAAGAAAAGGTCAATATTTACAAGTTATGTGGGGGGCTTTTATGGTTCCTTTTTGGatactattttaattaaatgcatttgttttaaggaaaagagcagcttgaacatttgTCAGAGTATCTGCTTTCATGGTCTTCAGAAGAAATAAGGTCATACAGGTGTGGAACGACATAAGAGAGTAATGATGACAAATTACAATGATCACGTTTGTGTGGaatatttctttaaaccattTATGTCCATTTGAGAATTTTCAGCTTTTTTCTGCCTTCTAAAACTATAACTTTGACATGATGCTGAGTTTGAAGTGGGTAGGCAGTTATTCAGAAGATAAAATCCTTTCACTTTTCTGTTGTATTTTAGGACAGCTATTTTCTTTCTGTTGCCTGTGATTTTGGAAATTCTCCTGCTCACATTCATTTACTTGGCACTGAAACTGGCTAGGTTTTGCAAAAGAAGTAAGTAATTTACTTGCATCTTTAGTTCTGTGGACATA
It contains:
- the si:ch1073-59l16.1 gene encoding polymeric immunoglobulin receptor, producing MDLNCLLFIFSFFRLSGAQGITTVSQISARRGQSVIIPCLYNHTYAFSYKYLSVGDYWLSSVQTYHYKISDDTKGHIFTVHMDDVQEPGYYWCTIHIPLAFDIYVGFFLDITPDSPRLYVNSQIVTGSENGSVTITCYHQGAQYGVKWCKFGDQCITGASGTLAGASVKIIHGLRNTTVRMSQLKKENTGWYWCTTEDLQMPVHITVHQKESSMTPTTAEPGQFSPSTRKRTAIFFLLPVILEILLLTFIYLALKLARFCKRRFLQSVNEAEGGPYVTMHREQSLRSNGCSAAEGVYENMAELSEIPASSHKSTGLAVVKKTDSLNASQQEPDYVNIMKT